DNA sequence from the Cucurbita pepo subsp. pepo cultivar mu-cu-16 chromosome LG06, ASM280686v2, whole genome shotgun sequence genome:
TGTTTATGTCTGATGTTCTTGTCCgttgttcatttttttggcCATTACGTTCTTATGGAAGCTGCCCCTTCCCTTAGTAACCTTGTGGGGaggaatttttttagaaacccCTTAATTGCCTCTGGAAGATAGGCCATATCACAGGCAATAATGTAGTCCTTCGTGTATCTGGTTGTAGAAGTGTTTTCTACAGCAAGGTGTGACGGAGTTGTTGATTTAATTTCACTGTGGTTGTTATTTCATCTGGAGTTATGTTGAAGTTCGCAAAATTTGAGAATCAGAACTATgatagttttttttccttgaaatGCTTTATTCCTTCTGACCAGAAATTAATTGTTATATGTGGAACATcatgaacaagaaagaaaggatcGGATTATTTGTATTCGGAACAGCAGTGAAAGAAAGGACTTAGCCTGTTCTGAATCATATAAGGACATGGATTTGCTCATTAGGTCATCTTGATCATTTTCTAACTTAAATCAGACAGGAGGTGAAACCTGAGAAGAAGGATTCATGTTTGTCAAAAAGGAAGGTTCATGAGCAAATAATATGGCAGCCTATTAGTAATCAAATGATTTTAACATATCCTTTTATGCGCGaatattaatacaaaatattgtCTTTCTCCAAGTGCTAATCGATGTATACTGTTGCTTCGacccttcattttttattgagaATTTCTCATCCTTCAGAAGGAAAGTTTTCTTAACTTCTTAAAGAAACACagtttttgttaatatttatgaaatgcATCTCTTGTTGAAGGATCTGTTTGGATTTATATGTTACTTGGCCTGTGACACTTGGTTTTGCTGTTCCAATTTGTTTAAACATTGTGTAGCTAGGAAACTGGTGGACTTTCTTGGTCTTTGATCTTATGATTTTTTCCGTCATCTATAGTTACATTCCAATTTTTGCAATTCATTTTGTTTAcgtattttctttccattcttGAATTGTTTGCTTAAACTTCCTTCCATTGCTGCAACTTTTGATATTTGCAAGCTGTCTTCCTCTTTCAAATGAATTGCTCTTCTGCTTGACAGTTTAGCAGCTATAGCAAGGAAAAGACCAGTTCATTATGGTATCATTCTATCGGCACTGTTGGAATTTGTTCCAAGTTTTGAGATGGTAAAAGGGCGTCATGCTGCCAGTATCCAGTATTCTATAAGATCTGCACTTTTGGGATTCCTAAGGTGTCTGCATCCAGCGTTTGTAGAGGTGAGTTCACTTGagagtttatattttcatttcgaTCGTGCATGTTCCCACAAGTATGTATAATCCTCTAGGtttttttcatgttgattTTTACTTTGTTGTGCACCTGGGAATTGCAATACGGAGTCACCATGTCATTATTATATAAGAATCTATTGCACTTTGCTTTTGGCTAGCTTTGCAATGGAACTTCAGAATAGAATGTTGCTCAATAATTGCTTTTGGCTTTGCTTAATAATTACTTTGCTTTTGGCTGAGTTTGCAAGCGAAAAATCTCgagttcattttattttttttgtcatgtTAGTGAGATGCCTTGATGAGGCAGGAAAGTTTTTATTCCTTTTGATTGTGGAACctctataattaattagtgaaACTGCCACGAAGCATCTcaattttctccatttatttctGTCCCTagttggatatttttttatttttttattttatttatttttttttatggtggGTGGGGTGGGGGGATGAATTTAAAACCTCAGTGAAGAAGCTTGTTTTTTGTGGGgcttttgaagttttaatttcataatttcttgttaagaatgagaatggctataaatactttaattCATGGAAAATGACTGATGCCCATTTCACTTTTCTCTGATAGCTTGGTTTTCAGTCAAGAGACAGGTTGCTAAAGGCTTTAAGAGCTATGAATGCTGGAGATGCTGCAGATCAGGTAATCAGGCAAGTGGACAAAATGGTGAAGGCTGCAGATCGAGCTTCACGTGATGCTTTGCTGGGCAAGGTACGGTTGGCCAAGTGCTGATATGATCACTATTCTTTATTGCTATATATGTCTCTTACTGCTTCCCTTTTCTTGTCTCAACATTAATATATCTTATAAAAAGGATGACCAATCATCAAATCAGCATAATGCATCAGTGGATCTTACAAGAAAAAGACCTAGGCTTCTGGACGATGAAGAACTTCCCAATGGCCATGAGGTTTCCAAGCAAGTTCGCTTAGGTCCAGATTTTCACCCAATTTCCACAGTGCGAAAAGATGGTACTCGACAGAGTGCCATCTCTAATGGGACATCCCATGATGTTCCTACATTAGATGTTGAATCGACTCCTGCAGAGCAGATGATTGCAATGATTGGTGCCTTACTAGCTGAAGGGGAGCGAGGTGCAGAATCACTTGAAATTCtgatttcaaatattcatcCCGACTTGCTGTCTGATATTGTCATAACTAACATGAAGAACTTGCCCAAAGCCCCCCCTCCAACCACTAGGCATGGGGACTTACCTGTAACTCATCAAGTAAGTAGTCACGGACAAGTTCTGGCACCATCAGCTCCATTGAGTTCTGTGCAAACTTCAGTTTCTACTGCACAAGCTCCTTTTTCTTTGGCCACCTCCGCTGGTTCAACTTATGCTGAGTCTGCTGTCAATAGTCTCCCTGTTGACTCTAAACGCGATCCAAGAAGGGTAAATTTAGCCAGCTGTGGATATGCATTAATTTATGTCTCTGTCCGTGTTAGGTCTACCACTCTGCCTCTAAATAAATTGGTTTATTTTACTCACTCATGCAGGATCCCCGCCGCCTTGATCCTCGCCGTGGAGGAGTATCTTCTGCTTCTAGTGTGGAAGAGGCAATTTCAAATACATCTGATGTTGATGGTTCCATATCTTTGGGAAAATCTGCTTTGGTTCCTGTTTCTACGACAATCGAGAATTCTTCGGTATTTTCTATATCTAAaacaaaagttgaagaaaaaatcattGAAACTCCATTCCCGATTGGAACAGATCAACCAACCCCCAAATCAAAATCTCCTGATAGAGCTGAGAAAGTTGACTCTATATTAGAGATTGATGCCCCTCTGGATCCCTTTTCTACTGCTGTTGGAAAAGCTGATGATGATTTAGTTGCAGTTAATTTGGTCGATGACTCGGCAACAAAGAGGGATGATACATCGTCTTCTATAGAATACAATCCGTATTCTCCATCAGTTACGAATGCAGCTGCATCTGAAGATACCTGTGAGGAATTGCCTCAGCTTCCTCCATACGTTGACTTGACTCCAGAACAGCAAATAAGTGTAAGAAATTTGGCAGCTGAAAAGATATTTGATTCGTGCAAGAATTTAAATGGGGCAGACTGCCATCAGAAATGCTCGGCAATAATTGCTCGAATGGTTGCTCAGGTGGGGGCAATGTctgattgtttatttattatttttttggtttttctctTTAACAAGACAAACTTTGATTACTATCAAAATTATACTGTACAATGAGATTGGCGGAATTGAAGTTCAGCCACGTTGTACATAAGGTAAATAACAGCTTTCCAGCTAGCTATTAGTGTGAACATAAGTAACTACTAAGGAAGATGTATTCTTCAAGTTTTTGTCCAGGAAGCCAAAGAGGCCCAAAGTGTAATATACGCtattatttattcacattCATATAagttttgtttgattcttcCTTCTTTGTACTTCTGAAAGTAACCCTTATCGTACTCGAGCAActttggtttttcctttcaatatCTGCCACTGTATGATTGCACTTTACGAAATAAATGTCGACAATTTGAGATAGGGATCTATATACCTAAGTTTGACTGACAGCCTTCATTTTAAGGTTCATGAAATGGAAAATGCAAGAACAAGGGATCAGTTTGTGTTGTGCCACATCTGTACATTGTCTAACCTTATAATTTGTGTGCATTCGATCATGAAATCACTGTTAACTTCTGCATCTGTCAGCTATCGCTATCACTTTAGGCCATAGTAATTTTTGTCAAAGTGACTCTTAATCAAGTTGGAGCAAAGTAATGATGTGGATTTAAACTTTGTTGATTAGAATTCAGCAAACTTTTtggatttattaaaatataacttgaaaaatgaatgaatgaagatTTATGTCGTACATGTGAACATAGACTGTATATTGTTGTATATTTTCATTAACTCCATGTATTTCTTCCCTATGGTTTACATTGCCCCCACATTTTTATGCACTTTTCTCCTATTGGAAAGGACAAGTCACATCTGCTTCATGTTGTAATGATCATCTCTGCCAATTACAATATTACTTTTGTACTTTGCATCTCTGCATTCATTTACCACCGAAAGGAATACGTTACTGTTTTGAATCTTTGGCTTTTACCATATGTTTGGAAGGCAATAGGAAAGGGTTGCAGAGTCTTATCTTACATTGTCTTTCTTTTGAACTAGGGATTCACAGGTTTTCTCGTTGAAAATAGTATGTCagacaataaaatatatcgaATCTATGAGCTTATGTAATCCCAGGTTGATAGATTACATGAGCTTTGGTGATATTTCATATATACTCATTTATGTTTTGAGGATTGTTCTTTGGTGGCTTTCGTAAATTATATCGATTGAATCCagcattattaaaaattactaGAGAAATACTTTGAAGAACTCTAGTACTTTTTTGGCTTTTGATTGGAATTTCTTGATGATCTCAGCTGAAATGCTTCATATGCGTGTTGCCAAGTCATATGCATCACTATTGTTTTAATACATGATGatttttggttctttcttctttcttggtCCACCGGAGGTCCAAACGATGTGTCTGTGTAACTGTACAAATGCATGGTTGTTAATTCCATGGGGGAAAGACTGGATATAAATGAACCTTTCTTATGTACTCTAACAGACTGGTTTAGTTGGATCTACCATTCTActgtattttttatatttcgtGCAATTAAAAATTATCCTCTTTTCCTTCACATCGTAGGTTGATGCTGATGATGATATTGTTCGAATGTTGGAAAAACAAGTCGCTAGTGATTACCAACAGCAAAAGGTATCACATTTCCTGTGTGTTTTTATGCATGGTATGAGGTGTCATGAAATTTACTGAAGGCAAAGTTTCATTTGATCAGTCAATCTCAGCTTGTTGGTAGATTTGATGATAGGCATAAATGACATTCAATCCTCATTTTTTCCCTTTAGTCTgttttttgaaagttcaagtgGTACttctgagaaaaaaaaaaaaaagcatgtgGTCACATAAGAAAAGATCATTGATTAAGATGTGATAACACTATGCAATGCAtgtgtaaaataaaatgttcaaCTTATTGACTTTCTTAATTGGTTGTTACCATCATGTTTCAAGGTGCACAACGATTCTTCATCACGTTTTTTGGTCTGTTGGGGTTTTCCTTTTGGTTAGATGGTTTATATGTGCACAGTTTGAGTATTGTAATAGTAGATTGTTCATTGAAATCAACAAGATCATGTTGTTCATATATTGGTCACATCAGATTCTTCttgattattataatttttctaccACGATTCATAGTAttcttaataaattcaattggCACATGTACTCATGGCTGTATTTGAGCCCTCCACTTAATTTTGACTGTTTTTTTCAGGGGCATGAGCTTGCTTTACATGTCTTATATCACCTGCATTCACTCAATATTCTGGATTCAGTGGAAAGttcttcttttgttgtgtACGAGAAGTTTCTTCTAGTTGTGGTATGCCACTTTCCTTTCACTCACATTTTTTGACataatatttgatttgttAGTGACATAATTGCAATATTTAATTGTAGGCTAAATCGCTGCTAGATGCTTTTCCAGCTTCAGACAAATCTTTTAGCAGACTTCTTGGTGAAGTTCCAGTTTTTCCGGACTCTACGTTGGAACTATTACATAACCTTTGCTATTGTGATATAACTGACAACCAGGGGAAGGACAGTCCCGATATTGAACGTGTCACGCAAGGTCTTGGCACTGTTTGGAATTTGATTGTGAAACGTCCACATAGTCGGCAAGCTTGCTTAGATATTGCTCTTAAGGTAAAAATTCTTgcattttgatcatttttcatgttttcattaTTTGTGTTATCCTTCTAAGGTAGATGTGTATGCTTGTGTTCATTGCAATCATATATGAGTTGAACTTATATTTTGTGTTCCTCACATTGTAATTTGTATGGCAGTGTGCAATGCATTCAGAAGTTAAGGTTCGAGCAACAGCTATTAGACTGGTATGGCAACACCACTCTTGTTCCTGACAATGGACATTTTAATCTGTTGGCTGGATTTCCAATTCTAATAAGTGATGATATTTATGATCTATCTACCACGTTTCATGAGTCTGTTGTTTTCATTGTTCATTAGGTGGCGAACAAACTCTATCGGTTAAGTTACATTTCAGATAGGATTGAGCAACATGCAACAAACATGTTCCTGTCTGCAGTAGACGGCGTAGATCAGACAGATGTAAAGCCTTTACCATGTGGATCGATCGAGCAAAGCACTGGAGGAGAGGTCTGTTAGATTTGTACTGTTCGATTGTAcgtattaatttattgatgTTATCCTTTACCATGGCCAAAATTGTTTTATAGGGTGAGAGTCAGGAAACATCCATTTGTGGTTCTCAAGTTTCAGATCCTGGAACCTCAGAAGACAATTCGACGAGGAGTTCACAACCTACAGTACATGCCAGTTCAACCTTGTCACTTTCAGAAGCTGAAAGAcatatttctcttctttttgccCTATGCGTTAAGGTTCCTAATCTTCCATGTTAGTTTTAATGTTGATAATTCTGACATTGCCTCTCCCGGTGAAATTGATACTTTATAGTCCTTTTCCTGCAGAAACCTTGTCTGCTTCAAACTGTATTTGATGCTTATGGACGGGCTCCTAAAGCAGCGAAAGAGGtcctttcctcttcttcttctcctctttttttGACGAGAAACTCAAGTTTTTCATTGATATTATAAAAACTGCAAGCTACATCTTTCTAAGCTTAACAGTAAatgaaaagcccaaaaacTGGAAAATGcactaaaaaaataacaagatATAAAGCCGATATACGTATAGTTCTGGACAAGAAACATGCTTCAAGTGTTTTGTGCTTGTGAAGTTGAGTAGATAGGCATAGAAAAGCTTTGACTGATAGAAACAGAAGATTCGACATCCTTGTTACTCCTTTTACATAGTCTTCGTTCTTATTTTGGCGCTGTTGGGAACGGTCTTCTGCTTGCTATCATGGCGAAAGTCCTTCACTTGTCGTTTGGTTTAGCTATTATGTTgaatattggttggagagaaataGAAGAATCCTTGATGAGCATGAGATCCCTTTACAGGAGATATTTGACACTTTTTAATACCTCTTTATGGGCTTTTACTTCAAAGTAACTACTCTCAAGTGTTAATTCTTAATGTCTGTTGTATGCCACTTTTGTGCAGNtttttttttttttttttttttgcataaaataCTTTTTGCATCAAAATTAAACTGTTACAAGAACTGGTACTGAATTATGTCTGTATCCTGTTATTCTTTGAAGCAGGCCGTTCATGAACATATCCCTAATCTTATTACGGCCCTAGGCTCATCTAATGCTGAATTGCTTAGAATAATATCAGATCCACCCCCAGGAAGTGAACATCTTTTAGCAATGGTATGTCTTTGTGTGGCGCGATAAGTACTTGGACCTTGAACGGTTTGCTTTTTGATAGATTTCCATTAATAGTTTGTTTACTTGCCAGGTTCTACAGGTACTAACTCAAGAGACAACGCCTTCTTCGGATCTGATCGCAACCGTTAAACATTTATATGAAACTAAACTGAAggttagaaaaatatttattttgctaTTCTACCCTGCgtgtaaattttattttctgatATGGATTCCCTTTCTTCGCTCCAGGACGTGACTATTCTTATTCCAATGTTGCCCTCACTTTCCAAAAATGAGGTCTCATTCTCTGCTTTGTATttgatgtttttctttattttaaagaaaaaatgtctGAATAGTGATGTTCGATGCTAGCCTCGTTGGTCTCGTTTATAGTGGTTGGCAATTAAGCATAACTTATTTCTGTGTAGTCAATTGGTTAATCTATTGACATAGCTCATGAAAATGTGCATTTGAGTGAGCTTGTGGGTTGTGTTTTAGGTTAATTCAGCACAATTTTTGGGATGGATTACATTTATCATGTAAACTAACGTGCAGCTTGACATACAATTGGAACTTGTGTAATTGATCTAATGATACATCTTAACTTCGTAAATTCATTTAATCATGATatctagttttttttatacatcATTTGGATGaagaagttaaaaaataattcgcTAGCATGACagctttttatattattttgagatctcatattggttggggaggagaacgaaacattctttataaaggtgtggaaacctctccctagcagacgcgttttaaaaaccttgagtggaagcccaaaagagaaagtccaaagaggacaatagtTGCTAGCGGttggcttgggctgttacaaatgtatcagagccagacatcgagtgATGTGCCAgggaggaggctgagccccaaagggggatgGATATGAGGCAGTGTTTCAGCAAGGACATTaggtcctgaagggggtggattgtgagatcccgcatcggttggggaggagaacgaaacatgctttataagggtgtggaaacctctcccaagcagacgcattttaaaaatcttgaggggaagcttta
Encoded proteins:
- the LOC111796877 gene encoding symplekin-like isoform X2; translation: MAGVFRERALSLLAAANNHGDLTVKISSLKQVKDIILAIEPSFAAELYSYLVELQSSPESLLRKLLIEVIEDIGLRAMEHSPLLMSVLLASLKDEDSIVAGQSITSGQKLFCGALREMTLQLHRRGKVERWLEELWMRILKFKDEVLAIAIEPGSVGKRLLALKFLETYVLLFTSDTNDPQKAISEGNGDVFNISWLAGGFPILDPVVLASEANRMLGILLNLLQTSSVAGTYTVTIVSSLAAIARKRPVHYGIILSALLEFVPSFEMVKGRHAASIQYSIRSALLGFLRCLHPAFVELGFQSRDRLLKALRAMNAGDAADQVIRQVDKMVKAADRASRDALLGKDDQSSNQHNASVDLTRKRPRLLDDEELPNGHEVSKQVRLGPDFHPISTVRKDGTRQSAISNGTSHDVPTLDVESTPAEQMIAMIGALLAEGERGAESLEILISNIHPDLLSDIVITNMKNLPKAPPPTTRHGDLPVTHQVSSHGQVLAPSAPLSSVQTSVSTAQAPFSLATSAGSTYAESAVNSLPVDSKRDPRRDPRRLDPRRGGVSSASSVEEAISNTSDVDGSISLGKSALVPVSTTIENSSVFSISKTKVEEKIIETPFPIGTDQPTPKSKSPDRAEKVDSILEIDAPLDPFSTAVGKADDDLVAVNLVDDSATKRDDTSSSIEYNPYSPSVTNAAASEDTCEELPQLPPYVDLTPEQQISVRNLAAEKIFDSCKNLNGADCHQKCSAIIARMVAQVDADDDIVRMLEKQVASDYQQQKGHELALHVLYHLHSLNILDSVESSSFVVYEKFLLVVAKSLLDAFPASDKSFSRLLGEVPVFPDSTLELLHNLCYCDITDNQGKDSPDIERVTQGLGTVWNLIVKRPHSRQACLDIALKCAMHSEVKVRATAIRLVANKLYRLSYISDRIEQHATNMFLSAVDGVDQTDVKPLPCGSIEQSTGGEGESQETSICGSQVSDPGTSEDNSTRSSQPTVHASSTLSLSEAERHISLLFALCVKKPCLLQTVFDAYGRAPKAAKEAVHEHIPNLITALGSSNAELLRIISDPPPGSEHLLAMVLQVLTQETTPSSDLIATVKHLYETKLKDVTILIPMLPSLSKNEVLPVFPRLVDLPLEKFQRALAHILQGSAHTRPALTPVEVLIAIHNIIPEKDGLALKKITDACSACFEQRTVFTQQVLAKALSQMVEQTPLPLLFMRTVIQAIDAFPTLVDFFMEILSKLVNRQVWRMPKLWFGFLKCAFETQPHSFRVLLQLPPPQLENALNKYVNLKGPLAAYASQPSTKSTLSRPTLVLLGLENDRRL
- the LOC111796877 gene encoding symplekin-like isoform X1 encodes the protein MAGVFRERALSLLAAANNHGDLTVKISSLKQVKDIILAIEPSFAAELYSYLVELQSSPESLLRKLLIEVIEDIGLRAMEHSPLLMSVLLASLKDEDSIVAGQSITSGQKLFCGALREMTLQLHRRGKVERWLEELWMRILKFKDEVLAIAIEPGSVGKRLLALKFLETYVLLFTSDTNDPQKAISEGNGDVFNISWLAGGFPILDPVVLASEANRMLGILLNLLQTSSVAGTYTVTIVSSLAAIARKRPVHYGIILSALLEFVPSFEMVKGRHAASIQYSIRSALLGFLRCLHPAFVELGFQSRDRLLKALRAMNAGDAADQVIRQVDKMVKAADRASRDALLGKDDQSSNQHNASVDLTRKRPRLLDDEELPNGHEVSKQVRLGPDFHPISTVRKDGTRQSAISNGTSHDVPTLDVESTPAEQMIAMIGALLAEGERGAESLEILISNIHPDLLSDIVITNMKNLPKAPPPTTRHGDLPVTHQVSSHGQVLAPSAPLSSVQTSVSTAQAPFSLATSAGSTYAESAVNSLPVDSKRDPRRDPRRLDPRRGGVSSASSVEEAISNTSDVDGSISLGKSALVPVSTTIENSSVFSISKTKVEEKIIETPFPIGTDQPTPKSKSPDRAEKVDSILEIDAPLDPFSTAVGKADDDLVAVNLVDDSATKRDDTSSSIEYNPYSPSVTNAAASEDTCEELPQLPPYVDLTPEQQISVRNLAAEKIFDSCKNLNGADCHQKCSAIIARMVAQVDADDDIVRMLEKQVASDYQQQKGHELALHVLYHLHSLNILDSVESSSFVVYEKFLLVVAKSLLDAFPASDKSFSRLLGEVPVFPDSTLELLHNLCYCDITDNQGKDSPDIERVTQGLGTVWNLIVKRPHSRQACLDIALKCAMHSEVKVRATAIRLVANKLYRLSYISDRIEQHATNMFLSAVDGVDQTDVKPLPCGSIEQSTGGEGESQETSICGSQVSDPGTSEDNSTRSSQPTVHASSTLSLSEAERHISLLFALCVKKPCLLQTVFDAYGRAPKAAKEQAVHEHIPNLITALGSSNAELLRIISDPPPGSEHLLAMVLQVLTQETTPSSDLIATVKHLYETKLKDVTILIPMLPSLSKNEVLPVFPRLVDLPLEKFQRALAHILQGSAHTRPALTPVEVLIAIHNIIPEKDGLALKKITDACSACFEQRTVFTQQVLAKALSQMVEQTPLPLLFMRTVIQAIDAFPTLVDFFMEILSKLVNRQVWRMPKLWFGFLKCAFETQPHSFRVLLQLPPPQLENALNKYVNLKGPLAAYASQPSTKSTLSRPTLVLLGLENDRRL